The Notamacropus eugenii isolate mMacEug1 chromosome 4, mMacEug1.pri_v2, whole genome shotgun sequence DNA window ACCAAACACTTTTGGCCCTAGATTTGTTTATCAACCCATTAAACAAGTATCAAAGTCCCGAATAACAAAAGAGTATTTACACAttgaatgcaaaataaatacaaaataatggaaAACATATGTTTTCCACAGATTTACTTTGCTTTCTTGGTCTTCAAAGctttctgcttcatttttctttgtcttttgtatatctttttctttcttgttttcaaaCTGACTTTGGGCTCTGGTTTCACAAACAGTATTTCCACGGGCTTTTCTTCAGCTGGTGTCTTAAAGACATCATCAGTAGGATCTTCTGGAAGAagagttctttcttctttcttcttgagCCTCTGTACATCTTTGACTTGTTGTCTCTCCCTGTATTTTGCGGCTGTGGTCATTCTCACTATACGTCGATGCtagaaacagaatgaaaaatacagaattaaaataagagaATGGTTTGGGACTTGAATAAGACAATTATAGACAACATTTTCTTTTACCCTAAATAAGAGAAAAGATCATTACGCTGCACAAAAGaccaaacaaaaataatttaacccaattaaaattaatttcacaaCTTTTATCGTAAAATCAGCTAAATAATTATACAGAATACATCAAATACTAATTATCTCAAGGAAATCACTGAAATACAGTTCTAATACAACAAGAATTGTTAAAACTAAAGCCCAAACCCAGCTTACCATATTTGGTGACTGGTAGTGTGGATTTTCATATAAAGTTGGTCCCCCAAAACTGCCTTGGAAAATCTTTATGAGATTTAAAACAAAACGAGGTCCAATTTCTACGAGAGCAGCATCTTCTTCTATGATCTATAATAAAAGAGAGATACTTCTCAACTTGTTTCTAATGTCCCCTCTATGAATAAGCAGTGGTTAGAGTCACATCACTATTATGGTCCAGGAGATATTATGatctaattttctttcattacatTTGAGTATGGCATCTAACAAATGGGAGGCAGAATGATGGACTGGATAAGAgctggcactggagtcaggaagtagcGAAGACCTATATCTGACACTGGCTATAgaactctgaacaagtcacttaagttctcagGGACCCTACCCATTCTCACACATATACATTCCCAAAGGAGAAGTCACATATATCATATTAACTGGTAATAATATGTACAACAGCTTTTAATTAGCTTACCTGATAGTTACGAAACCAGATCCTGTTATCCATAATAGTGAAGGTAAACACATGGTCAACAAATGGTTGGCTCTTGGGATGGTATTGTGGAGTACAGAAAATCTATTGaaaaaatacatgcatacatacatacatacatacatacatacatacatacataaatatacatataatacatgtgcTGGTCTAATTCAAATTTCCATAGTTTGTATGTGATATGCCAAAAGCCATGtctaacataacataacataaacataaacataaatgCATTCCTCCCTTTAATTGAAGAAGTGGGAGGCTATAGATGTGAAATAGTATATACACTGTCAGTTGAGGTTGATATCTTGGTTGGTTTTCCAGAActgttttattcttattattttatctttgaacTTAGGAgtatgaggaagggagggaagattaaaGCTCCTTAAATGAATATGATGTAAAAtccaaaaacatttttcttcttttttaaaaggaattcaaTTTATTGTATACGTCTCTACAAATGTGCAAACTTCTAAAGATTTACCTGAATAAGAAGCTCTTTTATCAAAGAATAATGTGGAGACACATCaaaagtctaccaaaaaaaataacattattattagCCAACAGATAACAATTTAACACTAGTCACACTGAAATATGCtatatggaatttttaaaaaatcaaatgttatacaaaaaatacaaaacttacaggatcaaaagacagaagaggACGTGAACCTCTCAGACAGTTTCCAGTCATCTTTAACTCTGCCAAAGTATGAACTGTAACAGTTTTCAAAAAATACATTTAGGATTGTTATAGTTGATCCAAAAATGTTTTAAGTAACATATGAGGAAAGGATTCATCATTGTACCAACTTACTATTTTGGACTAAGAACTTAGCTGATGGCCCTTGAGGTGAATTTGAAAGCCTGAAAGCATAAAGCGATTATTTaaggaattaggaaaaaaaacaaagtactCATTAAATAAATGATGCTAAGAGAAATAAAACGCATTTTCAATATTCTATATTAACAGTTCATTATCTTTagtggttatttttttaaaacatgcaaatctttcattttttatggcaAATTTCAAAGATATAGATAAAGAGGAAAATGGCAGATGAAAACAGCACCTTACAAATGGCTCAAGATCTAGACTTCTACACACAAAGTACACATTCTATAGTATGTGCACCACAGGTATTTTAAGTTGAACAATTTCACTGTTTAATGATATATTCTCTTACCACATATAAAgatcttgttttttctttgcttcaaaaTAGATACATTTATTGCAGTTCTTTATTTCACAGacctaaataaaataaatgatgggAAACAAAGCTCTAAAAACTGACCCAAACAGTTTTTGACAAGAATTCCTTTCATAAATACTCAGAGATGCAAAAATGAGTTCGTCATTTGTTATCAATCACAAACACATATTACGTGCCCggtggtggggatacaaagacagaaagtaaCTTACATTTCTATTGGAGAGTAATATAACTTATGCCCAAATAACTATGAATACAAAAACACAAAAGGACAGAGAGGGCAATGTATgacatcaggaaaggtctcatgaagtAGCTGAGCTTACAAAGAAGCAAGGGATTTCTAATATCTCTACACAGctgagggagggggtgggggggcagaTGGCCTATGTAAAATTACAAGTCTGAAGATATACTATCTTGTGTGAATAACAACAAGATTAATCAGGCTGGATTGTTGCAGTATAAGAGCAAACAAATCTTGAAAAGTACCCcagtagagggaaggggaaaactGGAAACTAGAATAGGGGTCAAACCTGGTTCTTTCTTAGGATTAATCTTGAAAACTAACCAGATGCTCTGTCTACCTgctcattccctttctctctcacatGGAGATAGTCGCCTCCTGCTTTGGCTATAGCTTTCTGAAGTGATGAACTTAAACCTGAATGCCCAGAAATCTCTAGTTCTGTTTCCAAaccacaaaaacaaagaaaatgaaaaggggaaaggtgCCTTAAGGCTATAATGGAATACATTCACAAACCTCTCTGGTCAAAGTATAGTTAGTATGGAAGAGACCAGAATCAGAGTTAAGTGGcagaaaaagaatcagtctggaGTCGTCCAGTAAAACCTCAATAACACTGTCACCAACTTACACAAAGTGGAGACAAGGGTCACGAAGAGAGTTATTCTTTTTGTTACTTCTGGCAGAGATGCTGTTCTCTGTTGACAtttatgttggttttttttttatttcaagcaAGTCCTAAAAATGCCACTCAAACACCTTTCTTTCCAGTTTATGCCTAGGTTACACACCCCCCTCTACTCTTTTAGGAGGCTTCAGCTCACTTGCCACCTTCTGGGAGAAATCTTTTCTGATTCTGAGACTGctttctccctactccaattaCACTGTAGTTATTTGGCTATCTAACTGTCCCAGTTTCTCAACATAAcgttaagttccttgagggtagaatctgtttttcattttgcctttgtatccccaatgcagTGCACatattaagtgtttgttgaattgaattaaacattAAGATAAAGATTAAAAACTTTAAATTACGCTACATTTCTAGTAATGTAGCTTAGTAAAATCCTTAatttattaaagatgaatttGAATATAATCTCAGAATAACactaaaatatttcctcagattTAGAAAACCAAAGAAGCAATGTAAATTAGATTTGAAGTATGGCACAAAGCATTCATTCATAAACTCCTactttaaataacttttttttatatgGACAGTGGATTTCTTAGATTATACTTTTAGTTATATAATGTGGCCTCAAAACACATGCTACAAATGAAGGAATCCTTCCCATGGTCAACAGAGACtaacaatttaagaaaaaaatatataaatagtaaAAGATCATTTGGAAGTAAATCCTAAAGCATCTCACTTGTCAGTTCAAGTTTAATACTCGTAATACTCTCTTAATTTCAAGGAATGCTGTATAAAAGCAGCTAGataatgcaatggatagagcattaggcctggagtcaggaagacctaaattctagttaggcctcagatacttactagctgtatgactgggcAAGGCaaaacctctgcctcagtttcctcaactgtaaaatggggataatctccAAGAGGTGTTATGAGTTTGCAATGAGATaagaattgtaaagtgcttagcacaatgtcttacacatagtaagcacttaataaatgcttgtttacttccTTCAAGTTAAGTATTCAAAACAACTACACATTAAACACCCAGCACTGTCTTAGGTTATGGAGGGAACAGGATTTTATAATGTAGTTGGAAGACAAGTTTGAAATATAAGTgataagaaaaaatgtaaaaaaaaattatatacgaGGGCTAAATTATATGCTAGAGACTAAAAGCTTTAAGAGTCTAAAAGGGAAAATGAGCATCTGAATAGTCCAGGATGTCCCCATGAACATGGGACTTTGCCCTGGAACTTGGACAAGGCCATTTTGAGGGTGGGGGAAATATTCCAGGTAAGAGGCTAATGTGAATAAAAGTAGTGTACGAGGCAAATGTTGTGTCATGTTTACAAGACAGTGAGAAACCTGCTTGACTACAGCAGAGGACCAAGGCTAGATAGGCAGGACAAGCCTTGAAAGCTACGGAAGTACTCTGCTAAATACTTGATATGAGATAGGCACTACAGCAAGGTGAGGGATAAGGACAACATTTCGGATTTTATTAGTATGGccaactcccaggtgaggaaactccttctaccaattcaGGCTGGCACCTTCCCGTGGATGGTCTCAGACGGCAGTCCAGAACAGGGGAGTCAAACTTAAATAAACACAAATCCCTgaaggtcacatattgacttaggaaagctcaaattaacattatttatgttgtattgtatttttatttttttaaacatttcccagttacattttaatttagttcaGGCAGCAACAGAGTTTCTGAGAATTTGATATCTCTGGTCTACAGCATGAGAGACTAAATGACTCGGGTATCACAGCTAGTATATGTTAGAGAGACCTGAACCTCAGTCTTCCTAGCTTCAAAATCAGCTCCCTAGTCACTATGCCAAGCTATCTGTCTAGACTGGCACTATTCTAATCAAGCCAAATACTCATTAATGCTGGACTTATTTTGTTTGAGTTAGTTTCAAATCAAGTGTACATCTTAATGTTTCTTAATCAAAGTCCCTAAAGGATGTTTCAATAAAATCTACATGTGGTTCTTTTCTAAATTACCTCATTAATTACAAACAATTTGTCTTTCCGGTCCATTTTGTTatctgataaaagaaaaaaagtaatgaaaaattaacaacttccagaagaggattttgaaaattctaAACAAAAATCTAAATCTTAAAGACCACATTCACATAAATGAATTTAAGTATAACAAAAGAATATTAATTTTCACGATACTTAAGATAAACATTTTGCCCATACAAATGGATTCAAATCTCAAGTGCCCACCAATAATGCAGATGATAACTATCCATACCTGCTCATCCTGTGAGGGTCCTGCCCATGCTAGAGGGGAGCTGTCCCATGTGCTGAAGGTCTCGGTGCAACTCCTTTCCAATATGGCTGTCCACCTGTCAGCCTTCACTATATTACCAACTCATCTTCTCTTACTGACATCTTTTACTCATTCTTCTCAGTTATATGTTAACTCCCTGCTCATACTCACCCTGTGTCTCTCTACTGCCTCTCTGCATATTCATTTTTAGTCCTTCAGGGGATATTGTATTCCATGTTATACTGTCACATGGAAACACTGGTagaatgacaattttttaaaaaatggtcctCCATTATCAAGACCATGAAAAGAGCTTTGCAATTTCCCCAGAGATCCAGACTAgtcccttcctttatttttttaactctgGGTCCAACTTGATGTTCATTTGTACTTTCTGttccatatttatatatctatggACAAATTCTATAGGTTTTCTATCCAAATACATACCACAATCTAAGCAACAAGCATTCTTCACCTAGCTTGATCTTTCCTGTGTAGATGGTCAAGCCAAACTCCTCTGAAAGAGTCTGAAAGAAACTCAAGAAAAAATCTCTCTTCCAGGTAAACTTTGTGCtgtatctcctccttcacctagATGACCACACTTCTACCTGTTTTACAGTATATCTGACATTAAAGATCAGAGGATCACTGACTAAGGTGATTTTTATTGTTACATCTTGAATGACTCTGAAGAGCAGATAGGAAATGCTTTATTACAAAAGAATCTATAAGGCAGTTTTTTGTtctatgaaattcaatttttttaatcatattttattGTGAAAAGACAAAGATGCAGTCCATGTTAAAAATCACATTTGAAAACCTGCTTGTTTCCTTAGTTCCCTTCATTAAGGATGCCTTCAATTCACgtgtaataataacaacaacataaGCTAACATTTGTGTGGTGCTTGAAGGTTTACAACTATTATttc harbors:
- the BRIX1 gene encoding ribosome biogenesis protein BRX1 homolog, with product MCFHPAPFPALCPAPCPAPKRFWYHRDGKEEREARRQGVEGEMNNVRPPEEGGLGKMAAVKRKRHGGGGPEAKRPKGKGKKAGAPAKQPPPAPKKAEEEEEYRIPGPVSKGKWKNKERVLIFSSRGINFRTRHLMQDLRTLMPHSKADNKMDRKDKLFVINEVCEIKNCNKCIYFEAKKKQDLYMWLSNSPQGPSAKFLVQNIHTLAELKMTGNCLRGSRPLLSFDPTFDVSPHYSLIKELLIQIFCTPQYHPKSQPFVDHVFTFTIMDNRIWFRNYQIIEEDAALVEIGPRFVLNLIKIFQGSFGGPTLYENPHYQSPNMHRRIVRMTTAAKYRERQQVKDVQRLKKKEERTLLPEDPTDDVFKTPAEEKPVEILFVKPEPKVSLKTRKKKIYKRQRKMKQKALKTKKAK